In the genome of Verrucomicrobiia bacterium, the window GACATCATCATCGCGGCGATGGGCGTCGCAGAATTTTTGAAGGCGGACATGGTGAAGCCCGGTGCGGTGATCATGGATGTGGGTGTGAATCGCATTCCGGATCCGACAGCCAAAGGCGGCTCACGTCTCGTGGGCGATGTTGATTTCAAGGCCATCCAGCCGATTGCCGGTCGCATCACGCCGAATCCCGGTGGGGTCGGTCCCATGACCATCGCCATGCTGTTGCACAACACGGTGCGTGCAGCGGAACTGGCGACCAAATAATCAAAATATTTTGCACACTCATTGGCAGTAATCATCTATGAATCCAGCTCGTATCCTTCCTGATCTCCAGTCCTCACTCATGTGCGATGGTGTCCGCCAGCAGTCCAATGGCGACCTGATCGTGCTCGGCGTCATGGGCCTCATCCGCGTGCCGCAGGTGCCGATCACAGCGCAAGTTGTTTTTGTGTTGAATCGCTGGACGGCCGGTGTCGGCCAGTTCACGGAAACGGTTCGCCTGATGGCACCGGATCAGACTACGGTCATCCGCAAAGGCGAGACGAAGTTTGCTTTACAGGACCCGGCGCATTCCGCCACGAACATGATGGGCCTCCAGCAGGTGGAGCTCAAAACGCCCGGTGTTTACTGGGTGGAAGTGCTCGTGGACGACGTGATGAAGCTGCGTTACCCGATGCCTGTCGTGGTGGTGCAACCGCCGCCGGGACAACCCGGTGCAGCTCCAGCTCCGGCGGAGTAATCCCCTCAGCTTAATCTTTCAGAGAGAGGCAACCTATATAGGTTGCCTCTTTTCTTTTATGCAGTGCCAGCGGCACGACCCGATGGTAGCCGTGGGTGAAACCCACGGAATCAATATCGAAGAAGAATATGCGTCGCGTAGCGACGCGGTGAAGTGGTGGGATATTGTCAAAGCGTCACTACGTAACGTGTATCGACTTATATCCGCTAACCGTGGGTTCCCGTTGGTCACCCACGGCTACCATCAGGCCGTGCCGCTGGCACTGAGAGGTTGCTAATACTCAAAATGCGCTGCGCGCCTGAGCCCTAATCTCAATGGCACCCAGCCTAGTAATACGGAGAGAAAACCAAAACCAATCCAACCGGCGAGAACTTTGCTGAGCTGCACTTCCTTTGCACCAGGCCAAGGCGTGCCCATGGCGAGCAAGACCACTGTGGCCACGATGTAGAGGAAACTTAACACGAGGCAGAACGTGCCACCGAAGCCGCTCACGATTTTGCTTGGGTTTTCCTCGCGGAAGTTCGGGTATAGCACGCCAAGCCCTACGGCCAAGCCATTCAGGGTGAGCGTCATGACAGTGATGGCGCCGACGAACATCACGGTGCGTTCCCACGGCAGTTGAAGCATGTGGCAAGAGAGGACGGTCAGGCCCAGCGTCACAATGAGTGAGCCCGCTGTCGTGAGCCAGTACTTGGCCATGACGATTTTGGGCAAGCCTAACGGAGCCATGCCCACGATCCAAACGCGTCTGCCTTCCAAAGAGAATTGCGGGTACACGAAACGTGTGGTGAGTGTGGCGAGATTCAATGCGCTCGCGCCGAGGTTCAAGTATGAGACCACATGTATCCAGAACGGCGCGGTGAGCTGCTGGGAGAAATGGCGCAGGTTGATGATGTAAACGCCCAGCAGACCGAAGAGCATCAGCGTCTGGCCCCATTGTGTGGTGTCGCGCCAGAAGACACGGATGTCTTTCACCAGCATGGCGCGGACATCGCCCGCCATGTGTTTGCTGAACAGGCCAAAGACGCGTTCCAGAAAGCCGACTTCAAAACGGCGCTGACCTTGGAAGCTGCGCCACTTGCGGAACCACTCCCAATGACCGAACAGGCTGCCTCGACTTTGCACGATGGAGGCGGCTTCGTAGAAAGGCTTTCCCAGTTTCGTGAATGACAGGAAGGTGAAGAAGAGCACATTGCTCAACAGCACAAGCACGAAAAAGAGTGCTCCACCGAAGGCGCCTTCCAGCCACTTTAATACACCGCTGGAAAGCCAGTAGCTGGGCAGGACAGGGTTTTGCGCGAAGTCCGTGCGTTTGAGCAAGCGGTCCATCAAGCCCAGCACGCGCGTGTCCTCGAAGTCATCCGGCAACTGCTCCGGCTTGGTGCCGAAGGCGACGTAGAGCAATGCGCTGACGGCGATCGTGATGGCGGCTACTTGGAAAGCCCTTCTGTCCATGAAGCGAGCCAGCAGCACGGCAAACCATGATCCCGCCACGGTGGGCAACACGATGAACATGAGGATCAGGCCGATGGTGACAGGATAGAAATGCCACGGCGCTTTCTGGCTGTTGCCGAAAGCGGCCACGAGCGGGGCGATGAGGAATACGAACGCCCACGAGGCAAGGATGGACGATTCGATGAATTTCCAACGGAATATGGTGCCGCTGGAGACGGGCATCGTCAGCAGAAAGGTGGATTCACGATTTCGAAACAGGTTCGTGAAGCTGATGACGAGATTGCTCAGCATCAACATCGTGAACAGGAATGCAAAGAGCAGGAAAAGCATCCGCTCCACGAGCACTTCACCCAAGCCGGGGAAGTAGGAGACGAAGCGCATGGCTTTGTAGAACAGCATGTAGGCCAGCCAGAGGTAGCAGGCCACGAAAACCATGATGGCACCGCTCAAGAGCCGTGATTGATCGCGGAAGGAGAGCAGCCGTCGCCAGGCTTGAAGGCCATTCGTGCGGATCAACAGCCAGAGTGGTGAGAAGGCTCCGTTCATTTCTTAGGGGCTGGCGTCTGAGCTGTGCCGCGTTCCTCGTTGAAGTTCGCCTCGATGGCTGTGAGGGTCAGGAAACTCTTCTCCAAAGCGCCATCCTGTCCGCTTTGCTTCCGCAGTTCATCCGCCGTGCCTACGGCCACGAGCTTGCCCTGATGGATGATGCCGATGCGGTCTGCCATCTCCTCGGCCACGCTGAGTTGGTGGGTGGAGAGAAATACCGTCATGCCTTTGAGCGAACGCTCCTTCAGCACATCCTTCACCACGCGGGCGTGGTGTGGATCAAGACCGACCATTGGTTCATCAATCACGAACACTTCGGGATCGTGTAAGAGGGCGGAGGCGATGGCGACCCGTTGGCGAGTACCATGGGATAGACCTTCGATCGGTTTGCGCAAGAATTCGTTCAGGTTGAAGCGCTCCACCAAAATCTTGGCCTCTTCCTCGAACCGCTTCTCATCCATGCGGAACATCTGGCCGGTGAAGCGCAGGAATTCCCAAGGCGTAAGTTTGTCGTAGAGGAAAGGAAAGTCAGGGACGTAGGCCAGGCAGCGGCGTGCTTCCAAAGGCTGTTGCTGCACGTCAAATCCGGCAATCAAGGCACGACCTGAGGTGGGTTTAATGAGCCCGGTGAGCATCTTGATGGTGGTGGTCTTGCCCGCAGCGTTCGGTCCCAGTACGGCGAAGAACTCGCCTTTGTTCACGGTGAGCGAGATATGGTTCACGGCGGTGAGATCGCCGAATTTCTTTACGAGGTCCTGTAGTTCAATCATGCGCGTGCGGGGTTCATTGCCTCAATTCATCGTTCACGAGGACCATCTCGTTCGGAAGTTCCACCTTCAAAATTTCACCAACGCGGCTGACTGATACCACGATCTCCTGACCTTCGCCCAGTGTGGCGCGCAGCCGGTAGATGCGGAATTGTGCATAGCCTACGCGGAGCCAGTCATTGTATGCCCGCCATTTTATCTCGGAGGTGGTGCGGCGAGCTTTGGCCACGCCTTCTTCCATGAGCATGCCCACGGCATTACCCACGATGGGGCCTCCGAATTTCACGACGAGCTTCTTGGGGTTCTTCAGATCTTCCAGCGGCACGGTCTGTTCCCAATCCGTGATCGTGTCTGAAAGGCGGAAAGTTGCCGTCTTTTCCGTTGCGATCGTGCGCATCTCGGCAGTGAAGGGGCGCTGGTTCAGGCGGATGGAGAAGTCTTCCCATGCAAAGTTGGTGGCGAACTTCATGGAGGTGAAGAATTTGAAGTGCTGGCCACTTTCCAGGGCGGTGAGGCCGCCATCGGCATCGATGGTGTAGCTGCTCATCTGCTTCACCATGCCGATGGGAGCGTCCAGACTGGAGCGACGGCCGGTGGCTGTCTCTTCACCGATGCTCGCCGACCAACGCACATAGCCGATGCGTTTGCCGCGACGGCGTATCTCCATGTTGGAGTTGTCCGGTGAGGTGAGAATCTTCTCGAAGACGAGGTTTACCGGGATCTCATTACCGGGCTGGAAGCGTCCGCGGATCTCCGATTTCCAGAGGAGATAGCTCATCGTGAGCCAGAAGCCTGCCAGAAGGGTGAACAGGAAACGGTTCAGCATGGGAGTGCGCGTCAGAGGGTCGGGATCTTGAGGACCTGCCCGAGTTTCATGCGTCTTGGGTCCACGCCGGGATTGGCGGTTTTCAGCGCGTTTTCGCTAACTTTATATTGCCGGGCGATCTTGTAGAGGGTGTCACCCGATTGGATGGTGTGGGTGCGGCCTACTGCGGGCTGGTTGAGGCCGGCCTGCGCGATGAAGTTGGTGGCTTGCCCTGGACGCGCTTTCCCGGCTCCCGGATGGAGAGCCGGACTGGGGTTCTGGCTGGCTGCGGCTTTTTGCTGTAATTGCTGTTGCAGTTCCTGCTGGCCCATTTTCATGGCGAGGACTTGCGACATCTGGTTTTGCACCTGTTCGAGCTGGGTTTTGAGCTGTAAATTTTCCCTGGTCATCACATCCAGGCGTTCGAGATCGCGCTGGACCATCTGGTTCACCGGTCCGAGGGACACGGTACGAGCGAGTTCCTGCTTGCAGGTGACGATGCGCTGACGGACGGGCTCGGCGAAATCAGAGTCCGGCTTGAACTTCAGGAACCGCTCCAGGTGATAGATGGCGGCGGAGTAATCCTTGGTACGTTGCTCGTGGAGGATGCCGAGTTCCAGATGGGCTGACGCAGAGCGGGGATTGGCTTCGAGAGCCTTCTCGAAATCTTCCAGCGCACCATTGAAATCCAGATTGTTCACCCGG includes:
- a CDS encoding ABC transporter ATP-binding protein, yielding MIELQDLVKKFGDLTAVNHISLTVNKGEFFAVLGPNAAGKTTTIKMLTGLIKPTSGRALIAGFDVQQQPLEARRCLAYVPDFPFLYDKLTPWEFLRFTGQMFRMDEKRFEEEAKILVERFNLNEFLRKPIEGLSHGTRQRVAIASALLHDPEVFVIDEPMVGLDPHHARVVKDVLKERSLKGMTVFLSTHQLSVAEEMADRIGIIHQGKLVAVGTADELRKQSGQDGALEKSFLTLTAIEANFNEERGTAQTPAPKK
- a CDS encoding LysM peptidoglycan-binding domain-containing protein — translated: MIFSRTLVHGLAVAALVAVTGCFPPSAGSADEQKDPYYLSGKRRVNNLDFNGALEDFEKALEANPRSASAHLELGILHEQRTKDYSAAIYHLERFLKFKPDSDFAEPVRQRIVTCKQELARTVSLGPVNQMVQRDLERLDVMTRENLQLKTQLEQVQNQMSQVLAMKMGQQELQQQLQQKAAASQNPSPALHPGAGKARPGQATNFIAQAGLNQPAVGRTHTIQSGDTLYKIARQYKVSENALKTANPGVDPRRMKLGQVLKIPTL